From one Peredibacter starrii genomic stretch:
- a CDS encoding hydrogen peroxide-inducible genes activator, producing MTLTQLNYILAVDRNRNFAQAAKECFVTQPTLSMQIQKLEDYLQIIIFDRSKTPVEPTPMGKKVLEYARKVMQGAHELEELSKSLRGEIAGEFILAVIPTLAPYVLPLFVRKFVEEYPQVELKIFEYQTDEIIRYLKEGKIDGAILATPLETKELTEEHLFYEPFKIFLSPNHELLKKKTVDEKDLDIKEAWLLKEGHCLRAQALHLCQYKNVGEGRQLFFEAGSLETLINMVKSSEGFTVLPYLASQNMSTADQKLLKDFKNHVPVRDISFVTGPLSMKKSIEKALVKTILLTIPKELKKANSKTEVVAIN from the coding sequence ATGACATTAACTCAATTAAATTACATCCTCGCTGTTGATAGAAACCGTAACTTTGCTCAGGCCGCAAAAGAGTGCTTCGTGACTCAGCCGACCTTAAGTATGCAAATTCAAAAGTTAGAGGACTATCTCCAGATCATCATTTTTGATCGCAGCAAAACTCCGGTTGAACCAACACCCATGGGTAAAAAGGTTTTGGAGTATGCTCGTAAGGTCATGCAGGGTGCTCATGAACTTGAGGAACTTTCAAAATCTCTTCGCGGTGAAATCGCTGGAGAGTTTATCCTGGCAGTTATCCCGACATTAGCTCCTTACGTTCTTCCATTGTTCGTAAGAAAATTCGTAGAAGAGTACCCGCAGGTTGAGCTCAAGATTTTTGAATACCAAACTGACGAAATTATCCGTTACCTTAAAGAAGGAAAAATCGACGGCGCTATTCTTGCGACTCCACTTGAGACAAAAGAGCTGACTGAAGAACACCTTTTTTACGAGCCATTTAAAATCTTCCTTTCTCCAAACCATGAACTCCTTAAAAAGAAGACCGTGGATGAGAAGGACCTTGATATTAAAGAAGCATGGTTACTCAAAGAAGGTCACTGCCTTCGCGCTCAGGCGCTGCACCTGTGCCAATATAAAAACGTTGGTGAGGGCAGACAGCTTTTCTTTGAAGCAGGAAGCTTGGAAACTCTCATTAATATGGTGAAATCTTCAGAAGGTTTTACAGTACTTCCATATCTCGCGAGCCAGAATATGAGCACCGCTGATCAGAAGCTTCTGAAAGACTTCAAAAATCATGTGCCTGTACGTGATATTAGTTTTGTGACTGGTCCGCTTTCGATGAAAAAATCAATTGAGAAGGCGCTAGTGAAAACCATTCTTCTAACGATTCCAAAA